The following is a genomic window from Dehalogenimonas sp. 4OHTPN.
CGCTTGGCCCATCCCAGTTTGGCTTATTTCATCAAGCGAAGCATCATCACTGATAATCTGTTCGGTGTGGACATCATGGATGAAGCTACGGAAATCGCCCGCTTGCGCCTGTTCCTGGCTCTGGTGGCTTCCGTTGAAACCGCTGACCATCTAGAGCCGCTGCCCAATATCGACTTCAATGTACTGCCCGGCAATTCCTTGATCGGTTTGCTTAGGATCGACGAAAAAGCCTTCGATAGTCAGGTCAAGCAAGGGCATATGTTCCAGAAAAGCTATCATCAACTGGTTGAGGAAAAGCGTCGCCAGTTGGACATATATCGCCACACCACGAAATACTCGAAGGACCTTCAATCCCTTCGTGACGCAATCAATGAAAGCCGTCGTGACGCGTATAAGTCCCTCAATGACCTGGAATTGAACGAGTTCGGACGGCTGGGTATCAAGTATGAGCAGGCTATTTGGGACGCCAAAACCAAATCCGAGGGCAAGCCAATAAAGCGAGCGGTTCGTATGCCCGATATCGAGGAACTGCATCCTTTCCATTGGGGTTATGAGTTCGATGAGGTGATGAATACCCGCGGTGGTTTTGATGCCATCATCACAAATCCGCCCTGGGAGATTTTCAAACCCAACGCCAAGGAGTTTTTCGAGGAATATTCAGACTTGGTCACTAAAAAGAAGATGACCATCAAGGAGTTCGAGAAGGAGCAGGCCAAATTGCTGCAGGATCCGGATATTCGATCCGCTTGGCTGAAATACCTCAGCGGTTTTCCGCACGTCAGTGCTTTCTATCGTTCGGCGGAGCAGTTTAAGAATCAGATCAGCATCGTGGACGGCAAGAAAACCGGAACAGACATCAACCTATATAAGCTTTTCGTAGAGCAGTGCTTTAATCTACTTCGAAAGGGTGGATACTGCGGTATCGTTATCCCGAGCGGCATATATACTGACTTGGGGACGAAACAACTGCGCGAAATGCTCTTTGGACAGACTTCGGTGACTGGTTTGTTTGGTTTTGAAAACCGAAAAGAAATATTCGAAGGGGTTCATCGGAGCTTTAAGTTCGTAGTTTTGACCTTCGAAAAAGGAAACACTACGTCAAGTTTTCCGGCAGCATTCATGCGTCACGATGTCGAAGAGCTTGAGCGTTTTCCTCAGGAGAATGGGATAGAAATTTCTGTTGGTCTCATCCGTCGTCTCTCACCCGATTCCTTGTCCGTTATGGAATTTAAAAGCGAGATGGATGTACGTATTGCGGAAAAAATGCTCAAATTTCCATTAATTGGCGAGGAAATTCCTGGCAAATTGAACTTGAAGCTGAGTGCTGAATTCCACATGACAAACGATAGTTATTTGTTTAAGACCCAAAAGAGGGCAAAATGTCTTACGTTATTTGAGGGAAAAATGATGTGGCAATTCGAGCATCAACTCGAAGAACCACGTTATTGGGTCGACGAAAATGAGGGTCGCATTGCCATTCTTGGAAAAAACAAAGATTATGGTCAGAGCCTAGATTATCAACAATACAGGCTCGCGTATCGGTCAATTGCGTCAAGTACGAATGAACGATCTTTCGTATGCACGATCATTCCAAGAAACGTTTTCGCAGGTCATTCTCTAAATGTATCGAGGAATAACCTCAGTTCTACTCAGTTGTTGTATGCGGCAGCACTGCTCAATAGCTTTGTTTTCGATTACTCAATACGGCAGAAAATCTCTGCCAACCTAACCCTATTTTTTATCTATCAATCATCCATGCCTCGGATACCCGAAGCCGACCCCGCTTATGTGGCTGTAGTGAAATTGGCAGCTCAGTTGACCTGTACAACGCCCGAATTCGATGAATTAGCAAAAGAAGCCGGTTTAAAAGGGTATCAGGATGGCGTAACCGAGCCCAATAAGCGTGCAAAGATACGCTCTGAACTCGATGCCATGATAGCCCGCCTTTACGATTTAACCGAGGAAGAATTTGCTCACGTTCTTTCCACATTCCCACTAGTGCCAGAAAAAACTAGGAAAGCTGCTTTGGAGGCTTATAAAGCGCTTATCCCGAAATCCGCTGATGTTCAGTTGGTTGCCGAAATTGTCGCCGATGAAAACCTTCATCTAGAACACAAGTCTTCGGCTCGTTGGGACCTGAAACAAAATCGCATCAACAAAGAATTAGAACATGAAATTGTAAAAACGTGTGCGGCATTTATGAATTCTGAGGGAGGGGTTTTATTTGTAGGCGTCAATGACCAACACGAGGTCTTAGGATTGGATGCAGACTACAGGACGCTTAACAAACCTAATCGCGATGGCTTTCAAAACTGGTTGATGACACTATTATTAAACGATTTTGGGAAAGAAGCTGCCCCGTTAATACAGTGTAGTTTCCCGGTTTCTCAAGATAAGGAAATATGCCGAGTGATGGCAAATCCATCTCCCAAGCCAGTATATGTTAAAAAGGATAGTGCAGAACATTTATATATCAGGGTCGGCAATTCCACACGTTTATTGACTACCAGAGAGGCTGTCGAATACTGCAGGCAACATTGGTCAAAACTCATGGTTCAATAATTAAACAATGAGGGGCTGAACATGGGACTTGAGTTCGAACAAGATGCCATATGTCTCAGTGGACTTACTGGTTCTAAATTGAAATGTGAAGTACTTGGGCAATATTACCCTTTTTGGTGGGGAATAACCTCTGGCGGTCCAGCCGTCGGTCACAAATACTTGACAGGGATTGTCGAGCTCGATGCAGCAACCGGTGAAGTTTTTATCGAAGATACTGGCGAGACTGTATTAGGATCGTCTGGCCACGCACTCGCACTCAAAGCCTCAAATGCCAATGCATATAATCTCAAAATTGTGCTTGTTGAGAAGAATCCCATATGTTTCGATCATTTAAAGAAAGTGATTCAACGACGTTGGAAATCGATAAATACCAACGCAGCTGAAGGATCGATTTCGTCGAACGGTACCGGAGTCTATCTGCTCAACAAATCTTTGGATGATGCTCTTCAAGATATCAGTCATATCAGCCTCGGCAATGCCCTATTCTTTTTCGATCCCTTGAGAAGCGCGGAGTATTCAACGATTGAACAAGTCGCCCGAGCCCGAATAGCTAGTTATTATAGAACTGGCACTGAAATGATCGTGTTTCTTTTTACCTCCGACTGGTTCCTTGGTAGAGGTGATTTCAAAGGATTACCAACTGGATTGGATCCAAACCAGTGGTCAGATGCCGAACAAAAAGCTGTCTTGGAGGCAGACGCGCTTCTCGGCACCGTTCAATGGCGTAACCAGATCCTGAATGCCAACCCGATACATGAAAGAGAGCAGGCATTTGTCGAGTTCTACAGGCAACGACTACATAGGTGGTTTCGGTACGTATTGCCGATGCCGTTTAATCCTAAAACTAATCAAATCTTCCACTTGATTCTTTGTTCAAATTATGAAGTTGGAGTAAGAGCTACCCGCGAATTTTATTGCAACGTTACAGGTAATCCCAAATATACACCTGACAACAAAACTGCCTTTGATAGGTTTCGGAAAGCCCATCCTGATTTGTTTATCGGCTTGAGTGGAACCAAGAGGCCTTCAGAATGGAAGATATTGTGGAGAATC
Proteins encoded in this region:
- the tcmP gene encoding three-Cys-motif partner protein TcmP, coding for MGLEFEQDAICLSGLTGSKLKCEVLGQYYPFWWGITSGGPAVGHKYLTGIVELDAATGEVFIEDTGETVLGSSGHALALKASNANAYNLKIVLVEKNPICFDHLKKVIQRRWKSINTNAAEGSISSNGTGVYLLNKSLDDALQDISHISLGNALFFFDPLRSAEYSTIEQVARARIASYYRTGTEMIVFLFTSDWFLGRGDFKGLPTGLDPNQWSDAEQKAVLEADALLGTVQWRNQILNANPIHEREQAFVEFYRQRLHRWFRYVLPMPFNPKTNQIFHLILCSNYEVGVRATREFYCNVTGNPKYTPDNKTAFDRFRKAHPDLFIGLSGTKRPSEWKILWRIITEHEEGICDNLCSDFSDIGATPNDRQGMLEWLEHVGYIRKIPNNNAWGALVPLYQINWPYTTDRLQVDPPAQFKPISLKLLSMEDINIK
- a CDS encoding RNA-binding domain-containing protein, translated to MGLNLNHARDLLQDFDFPRLFIEELGWANPSSRQAISMDYQGEPFSRRQIAQLAGVAVFEITAPNGRIPDGKTQAALHKQVSAHHHENLLIFIDGQRTQSLWYWVKRDGKHLFPRFHLYVKGQPGDLFLSNLNSMVVDISELDDHGDIGVVEIVTRLKKALDVERVTKKFYVEFDSQRLEFTDLIQGIDDERDRHWYASVLLNRLMFIYFLQRKSFIDNGNTVYLQQHLAASQARGTNLYYTQFLKVLFFEGFAKPEDKRTHEAKALLGKVRYLNGGLFLPHNVEENLKYHIDVPDVAFENLFNLFASYSWNLNDTPSGNDKEINPDVLGYIFEKYINQKAFGAYYTRTEITEYLCEQTVYRLVLEQVNTAGIPGVLPYRRFESVPSLLMGLDAPLCRQLLFDVLPKLKLLDPACGSGAFLVAAMKTLINLYTGIIGRIEFLGDKTLTEWLAKTRLAHPSLAYFIKRSIITDNLFGVDIMDEATEIARLRLFLALVASVETADHLEPLPNIDFNVLPGNSLIGLLRIDEKAFDSQVKQGHMFQKSYHQLVEEKRRQLDIYRHTTKYSKDLQSLRDAINESRRDAYKSLNDLELNEFGRLGIKYEQAIWDAKTKSEGKPIKRAVRMPDIEELHPFHWGYEFDEVMNTRGGFDAIITNPPWEIFKPNAKEFFEEYSDLVTKKKMTIKEFEKEQAKLLQDPDIRSAWLKYLSGFPHVSAFYRSAEQFKNQISIVDGKKTGTDINLYKLFVEQCFNLLRKGGYCGIVIPSGIYTDLGTKQLREMLFGQTSVTGLFGFENRKEIFEGVHRSFKFVVLTFEKGNTTSSFPAAFMRHDVEELERFPQENGIEISVGLIRRLSPDSLSVMEFKSEMDVRIAEKMLKFPLIGEEIPGKLNLKLSAEFHMTNDSYLFKTQKRAKCLTLFEGKMMWQFEHQLEEPRYWVDENEGRIAILGKNKDYGQSLDYQQYRLAYRSIASSTNERSFVCTIIPRNVFAGHSLNVSRNNLSSTQLLYAAALLNSFVFDYSIRQKISANLTLFFIYQSSMPRIPEADPAYVAVVKLAAQLTCTTPEFDELAKEAGLKGYQDGVTEPNKRAKIRSELDAMIARLYDLTEEEFAHVLSTFPLVPEKTRKAALEAYKALIPKSADVQLVAEIVADENLHLEHKSSARWDLKQNRINKELEHEIVKTCAAFMNSEGGVLFVGVNDQHEVLGLDADYRTLNKPNRDGFQNWLMTLLLNDFGKEAAPLIQCSFPVSQDKEICRVMANPSPKPVYVKKDSAEHLYIRVGNSTRLLTTREAVEYCRQHWSKLMVQ